The Acidimicrobiales bacterium sequence TCTCTCGATGAACAGCGCCACCAGGCCCACGATCAGGAAGAGCGCGGCGACGCCGAGGAACACGAACTCCCGGGGAAGCGTGTCAGGTTCGGACACCGTGATGGCGATCTCGACGACACGGGGCTCGGCGTCGTCGCCCACACCCGTGAGGATCACCGTGTGGTCGCCGACCGGGAGGCTCGGGAGGATCACGTCGACCGAGACGTTGCCGTCCGTGTCCACGAATCCCTGGCCGAGCGCAACGGGCGTCGACTCGACTCGGAGGTCCACCGACGAGGACGGAAGGAACCCGCCGCCTTGCACGGTGACACCGGTCGGGCCCTGGATCTGCAGCGCCTGCGGCCCGGAACCCGGCCCGAGAACGACCTCACTCGCGTCCCACGTCCGGACGATCTCCGGGTTCGCTGGCGTGGCGTCGATCAGGAACTGCTCGGCCGCTGCTGCCTCGTCGGTCAACGTCCATCTCACGATGCCGCGGGATATTGCGTCGTAGCCGAGGTCATTGGGGTGGAACAGTTCCTGGAGTGCCCGCTGGGCGGCTTCGACGGTTGCCGCGGCGGGCGACAGGAACGCGAGGCGAAGGTCGAGGCCGGACCCGTTGAACGACTCGAGTCCTCGGGCCCAGGGCTCGCGGTCACAGATGCTGTGGTTGGGCTGAAACACGTCCTCCGTCGTGCTGACGAACCATACGGGCACGTCGAAGTGCTCCCGGGCGATCGCCGTAGCGGCCTCGACTCGGGCGTTCAGACCGGTGGCGAACTTCTGTACATAGTTCAGCTCGCTCTGATCGATGGTCAGCAGCGAGAGGCAGGGCTGATCGGTGCGGGGCACGGCGAGGGGGTAGGCGGGAATGAGGATGGGTGCGGTCGTTCCCCGCTCGCCGACGGCCGCTCGGGAGTTGAGCACGCCGTCGATCGCGCGATACGCGTGGACGAGGGCCGCGATGAGATTCTGCGGGTCGTCCTGATTCGTCTCGGTGATACCGACCTCGAGGGCGCCGAGTCGGGTGTCGAAGAACTCCTGCGACGACACCTTGTCCACGTTCTCGCTGCAGGGGTCCGTGGCCAGGATGCATGCCTTGATGAGGGCGCCGAAGCCCGCATCGTTGCCGCCCATGGTCATCACCACCGCGTTGGGCGGTCCGGCCGGTCGCGACGAGTAGTCGCGCAGCTGCTGGAGTTGGCTGTCGACGAGGTTTCCGCTCTGCGAGTAGTAGAGGTCACGGGTGACGGCGCCGGAGCAGGCGAGGATCTGCGTCGCGTCCAACTCCCACTCGTCGACCAGATAGGTGTCGAGGCTTCGATGACACCCGTTCAGGGCATCGTTGGTTCCTGGGAGGTAGTCGTCAGCGCCCTCGCCGGCCGTGTAGCTGTCGCCCATGATGACGACGTTGGACCAGTCGAGGATGTCGCCGGCGTCATCACGGGTCGACGCGTCGATGATCTGTATCGCGCCCGCCTGAACGGACTGCTCGTCGGTGTTCGCGGCGCCGGCGATGACGTCGAACTCGACGGTGCGTCCGGCGAGGTCGAGTGACGCGGGGAAGCGCCAGGTGACGGACGCCTCCTCGCCGGGACCGAGGTTGCCCAGGGCTCGCACCGGGCTGATCGTCGCGGTGATCGTGGTCGCGAAATCCAACCGTACGATCACGTTGCGGGCGTCGGTCTCGGACGTGTTGTGTACGGTCGCGGTGATCTCTGCCGCGCCGGCACCCACCCCGACGTCGGCGACCAAGGAACGCTCGAAATCGAGTTCGACCGACAGCGTCGGTCGCGAGGCGGAGTCGACGGCTCTCGCGAGCGCTTCCTCGTCGCCGGCGTAGATCGATGCGCCGTTGGTCACCTCGCTGAGGCAGTCCAGCTCGGTTCTCGCCTCGGTCGTTGCGTAGGCGATCCCCTTCACCTCGAGGAGAAACCCCGTGGCCAGGATGTCCCGAGCCGCCTGACACGGATCGTCGCACTTCGACTCGCCGTCGGTGATCAGGAGGAGTGTGCCCCGGTCGTAGCCCGCCTGCTGGTAGTCCGCGACGACCGCGCGGATC is a genomic window containing:
- a CDS encoding GDSL-type esterase/lipase family protein, with amino-acid sequence MTANRRGADGVRAVLAFVVVALVAATCSSSNEAGTDAGPLSTDAPTSLLVGDVGRIDIADSGFAGAGQLVVERAPAPSLDEISLPFDVLAVGEGLDVDLTGDPEGSFEVELTLPPRPTDDALPIALRRSDEGSWETVVGRWDPDAGTLTVNVEEFSSWFPSWLNPVNWVAGLIDGIADFVTGRTDPPHCNNDPPPWASISPAGSTAHTCLQSNVDAETGDVRVEVLFKSNRRSFLAADIPHGVDYAWVEDQSDWLRPILAWFTGEDSDRHVLLPGGDQYSFGFEQPEFNQDVHIVILPTPGTIILDGVFSVLGLVGASPEEWFTSLFGIAKCLGSVAGIDIYSFDLTPEFDLRTIFGALLDCVFDLVPTLTDAGFAADFLGDLEANGVVEFTATGRQEALDSITKGSRSLGAALSKINKAIAFATVGFDVYDKIVDNAGFTFQPAVLTMLGTEVTDPQPGDFDIDLGGVAIGAGPQPIYFVLDTSGSMADPGDDGSVKLETAKGVVRDFAGLIEPDQPTGLWTYPAPVGGNCNPGYSRVPLGTRDFSQIIAVSDTLSADGSTPTAEAIRAVVADYQQAGYDRGTLLLITDGESKCDDPCQAARDILATGFLLEVKGIAYATTEARTELDCLSEVTNGASIYAGDEEALARAVDSASRPTLSVELDFERSLVADVGVGAGAAEITATVHNTSETDARNVIVRLDFATTITATISPVRALGNLGPGEEASVTWRFPASLDLAGRTVEFDVIAGAANTDEQSVQAGAIQIIDASTRDDAGDILDWSNVVIMGDSYTAGEGADDYLPGTNDALNGCHRSLDTYLVDEWELDATQILACSGAVTRDLYYSQSGNLVDSQLQQLRDYSSRPAGPPNAVVMTMGGNDAGFGALIKACILATDPCSENVDKVSSQEFFDTRLGALEVGITETNQDDPQNLIAALVHAYRAIDGVLNSRAAVGERGTTAPILIPAYPLAVPRTDQPCLSLLTIDQSELNYVQKFATGLNARVEAATAIAREHFDVPVWFVSTTEDVFQPNHSICDREPWARGLESFNGSGLDLRLAFLSPAAATVEAAQRALQELFHPNDLGYDAISRGIVRWTLTDEAAAAEQFLIDATPANPEIVRTWDASEVVLGPGSGPQALQIQGPTGVTVQGGGFLPSSSVDLRVESTPVALGQGFVDTDGNVSVDVILPSLPVGDHTVILTGVGDDAEPRVVEIAITVSEPDTLPREFVFLGVAALFLIVGLVALFIERRRAVRP